In Euphorbia lathyris chromosome 9, ddEupLath1.1, whole genome shotgun sequence, the following are encoded in one genomic region:
- the LOC136206917 gene encoding uncharacterized protein yields the protein MGKSLAATTKIHNLAKNLKPSKHAKPASRVQRSGEGEKLKKMEGSSSVIDNSNSSGSSSSNTRLPLSEVVSDCVKRWFKDTLKEAKAGDINMQVLLGQMYYSGYGVPRDVQKGRIWMTRASRTRSSVWKVSDKRPGYNASDSDSDEIKAE from the exons atgggaaAATCGCTTGCCGCTACAACCAAGATACACAATCTCGCGAAGAATCTAAAACCCTCGAAACACGCAAAACCGGCCTCGCGAGTTCAGCGATCAGGGGAAGGGGAGAAGTTGAAGAAGATGGAAGGCAGCAGTTCAGTTATAGACAATAGTAATAGCAGCGGCAGCAGTAGCAGCAACACTCGCCTACCGCTATCGGAGGTTGTATCTGATTGCGTAAAGAGGTGGTTTAAGGACACCCTTAAAGAAGCCAAGGCTGGGGATATTAATATGCAGGTCTTGCTGGGTCAAATGTATTATAGCGGCTATGGCGTCCCTAGAGATGTTCAAAAG GGGAGAATTTGGATGACAAGAGCTTCAAGGACGAGGTCTTCAGTTTGGAAAGTCAGTGATAAGCGTCCAG GCTATAATGCTAGTGATTCAGACTCGGATGAAATAAAAGCTGAATAG